A region of Flocculibacter collagenilyticus DNA encodes the following proteins:
- a CDS encoding S8 family serine peptidase, with the protein MKVSKFASSLVAVAIATAFTAQAADDRYIVQVENNKKGIVKALAKQLGAEVNVDANGFFAATFTGKSLSEVKGLLKNPHIKLIEEDMKRYPLSVYNDDAGNPMTQQVTPYAVYQSQANQLTFNANAGMKVCVIDSGLDSSNNDFNWGAITGDNDSGTGNWNEHGGPHGTHVAGTIGAADNNVGVIGMAPGVDMHIIKVFNEAGWGYSSDLAHAAEKCSAAGANIINMSLGGGGSNSTESNAFQAFTDAGGLVLAAAGNDGNSVRSYPAGYTSVMMVGANDADNNIADFSQFPSCQSGKGKNAVNDERICVEVTAGGVDTLSTYPAGLATSANLSIDGAAIASSAMENAGSASGSTHYMGTAESTDAGANGSVCVIDRGAISFHDKVANCEASGGIGAIIVNNEAGMLYATLGDTNTTSIPAVGAAFEDRAMLLASNSASIDIGSSDFGFMSGTSMATPAVAGLAALVWSNHTGCTGTDIRDAFKATAEDSGAAGKDVYFGHGIVKAKAASDYLTTNGCSGGEPPVGELSLSANGYKSKGKKHVALSWDGATTSNVDIFRNGSLITSTSNDGSYTDIMTSKGGGSYTYQVCESSSSECTNSVTVTF; encoded by the coding sequence ATGAAAGTTTCAAAATTTGCATCATCTCTTGTTGCTGTTGCCATAGCGACAGCATTCACAGCACAAGCTGCTGACGACCGTTACATTGTTCAAGTAGAAAATAATAAAAAAGGCATTGTTAAAGCCCTTGCTAAACAGCTTGGTGCAGAAGTCAATGTAGACGCCAATGGCTTCTTTGCAGCTACATTCACTGGCAAGTCATTAAGTGAAGTCAAAGGGTTACTTAAAAACCCTCATATCAAGTTAATTGAAGAAGATATGAAGCGCTACCCTCTAAGCGTTTACAACGACGATGCTGGTAACCCAATGACACAGCAAGTGACACCTTATGCAGTATATCAATCACAAGCAAACCAGCTAACGTTTAATGCAAATGCAGGGATGAAGGTTTGCGTGATTGACTCTGGATTAGACAGCTCGAACAATGATTTTAATTGGGGAGCAATTACAGGTGATAACGACTCAGGCACAGGTAATTGGAATGAGCATGGTGGACCACATGGGACTCACGTTGCTGGTACTATAGGCGCAGCTGACAATAATGTAGGAGTTATTGGAATGGCGCCGGGCGTAGATATGCATATCATTAAAGTATTTAATGAAGCTGGTTGGGGTTATTCATCCGATTTAGCGCATGCAGCAGAAAAATGTTCGGCTGCTGGTGCTAACATCATAAATATGAGTCTAGGCGGGGGTGGTTCAAATAGTACTGAATCAAACGCTTTTCAAGCCTTTACAGATGCTGGTGGTTTAGTGCTAGCTGCAGCAGGTAATGATGGAAATAGTGTGCGTTCTTACCCTGCTGGCTACACATCTGTAATGATGGTTGGTGCAAATGATGCAGACAATAATATCGCCGACTTTTCTCAGTTCCCAAGCTGCCAATCAGGTAAAGGTAAAAATGCAGTCAATGACGAGCGAATTTGTGTAGAAGTGACAGCGGGTGGCGTGGATACATTGTCAACATATCCGGCTGGTTTAGCAACGTCAGCAAATTTATCAATTGACGGTGCTGCTATTGCCTCATCGGCAATGGAAAATGCTGGCTCAGCATCAGGTTCAACACACTATATGGGAACGGCTGAAAGCACAGATGCAGGAGCAAATGGTTCAGTTTGTGTTATCGACCGCGGCGCTATTTCATTCCACGATAAGGTCGCAAATTGTGAGGCATCTGGTGGTATCGGCGCCATTATTGTTAATAATGAAGCTGGTATGCTATATGCGACTTTAGGTGATACAAACACAACAAGCATTCCCGCAGTTGGTGCGGCTTTTGAAGACCGTGCAATGCTGTTAGCTTCAAACAGTGCAAGTATTGACATTGGCAGCAGCGACTTTGGCTTTATGAGTGGAACATCAATGGCAACTCCAGCGGTTGCGGGTTTAGCTGCCTTAGTTTGGTCAAATCATACTGGTTGTACTGGTACTGACATTCGTGATGCATTTAAAGCAACGGCTGAGGATTCGGGTGCTGCTGGAAAAGATGTGTATTTCGGCCATGGTATTGTGAAAGCAAAAGCAGCGAGTGATTACTTAACAACAAACGGTTGTTCTGGTGGTGAGCCTCCTGTAGGTGAGCTAAGTTTATCTGCAAATGGTTATAAATCGAAAGGCAAAAAGCATGTTGCTTTGTCTTGGGATGGTGCAACTACATCAAATGTAGATATTTTTAGAAACGGTTCATTAATTACATCTACAAGCAATGATGGCTCATACACAGATATAATGACGTCGAAAGGTGGCGGTTCATACACCTATCAAGTATGTGAATCTTCAAGCTCTGAATGTACTAATTCTGTGACTGTGACTTTTTAA
- a CDS encoding primosomal replication protein, with product MNTHFSSYHSDNFNIVLQKLAHQLSLIKEQSEYIDKFNDENRSVKEQHIRFDATLFKVRSSKLQDYAIEAAKNFALLEKLYKKGQSEYLTYYINLLDSQISALVQAVKSNEVKLKEIQFDKKARQARYQQKLKRTAQHIMQPSHELYAELNQNHEYERRLMNMLEMREARLKSANGAEADTLKQEVLALHQRLGRCRQAISKVENKIAWVEKRNS from the coding sequence ATGAACACTCACTTTTCATCGTATCATTCTGACAACTTCAACATCGTGCTACAAAAGTTAGCGCATCAGTTATCACTTATTAAAGAACAGTCAGAGTACATTGATAAGTTTAACGATGAGAACCGCTCTGTTAAAGAACAACATATACGCTTTGATGCAACCCTTTTTAAAGTGCGTTCATCTAAGCTACAAGATTATGCAATTGAAGCCGCCAAAAACTTTGCGCTTTTGGAGAAGTTGTACAAAAAAGGACAGTCTGAATATTTAACTTATTATATAAACCTGCTAGATAGTCAAATCAGTGCGTTAGTTCAGGCCGTAAAATCAAACGAAGTAAAATTAAAAGAAATTCAATTTGATAAAAAAGCGCGGCAGGCACGATATCAACAAAAACTTAAAAGAACCGCTCAGCACATTATGCAACCAAGCCATGAACTTTACGCCGAGCTAAATCAGAATCATGAATATGAACGGCGCTTAATGAACATGCTAGAAATGCGGGAAGCACGACTAAAAAGCGCAAACGGTGCCGAGGCAGACACGTTAAAACAAGAAGTATTGGCGTTACACCAACGTTTAGGTAGATGCCGACAAGCAATTTCTAAGGTTGAAAACAAAATTGCATGGGTCGAAAAGAGAAACTCCTAA
- a CDS encoding DUF3014 domain-containing protein has product MQRQQGKSSVLILGLVIVLAILVYASWQLFEKKQQPNNVEQNTSNNSTNNPSNNQSTLVPKVNDASQAESTDTDEPFHADELSVDEENGIEATEYTEDEEVAEGSTEQHELPPLGESDEVVIADLKDASFFQDVSALVQSQHIIQRLVVFTDNLVNGDVIRESMPFVAPSSRFSVIEEGERIILDPESFHRYDPYVALMESIPPQELAELYEKYHPLLNTAYAEIGYPDSPFKEKLVSAIEEVLDTPIIEGEIELVTPKVMYEFKDPELESLTPLQKQVIRLGPDNARKIKEILQDLRNHLLQ; this is encoded by the coding sequence ATGCAACGTCAACAAGGCAAGTCTAGTGTATTGATTTTAGGGTTAGTTATTGTGCTGGCCATTTTAGTTTATGCGTCTTGGCAACTATTTGAGAAAAAACAGCAACCTAACAACGTTGAACAAAATACAAGTAACAACTCAACTAACAACCCAAGTAATAATCAAAGTACCTTGGTGCCTAAGGTAAATGATGCATCACAGGCAGAGTCTACTGACACTGATGAGCCCTTTCACGCCGATGAGTTATCGGTTGATGAAGAAAATGGTATAGAAGCTACTGAGTATACTGAAGACGAAGAAGTAGCCGAAGGCTCTACGGAGCAGCACGAACTACCTCCGCTAGGAGAAAGTGACGAGGTTGTAATTGCTGACTTAAAAGATGCCTCCTTTTTTCAGGATGTATCGGCATTGGTGCAATCACAACATATTATACAGCGCTTAGTGGTGTTTACCGACAACTTAGTTAATGGCGATGTTATTAGAGAGTCAATGCCATTTGTTGCACCTTCGAGTCGCTTTTCAGTCATTGAAGAAGGGGAGCGAATTATTTTAGATCCAGAAAGTTTCCACCGTTACGATCCCTACGTAGCGTTGATGGAATCAATACCACCACAAGAGCTAGCTGAGTTGTATGAAAAATATCACCCATTATTAAACACTGCTTATGCAGAGATTGGTTATCCAGATAGCCCTTTTAAAGAAAAGTTAGTGAGTGCCATTGAAGAAGTGCTCGATACACCCATCATTGAAGGCGAGATAGAGTTAGTTACTCCCAAGGTGATGTATGAATTTAAGGATCCAGAACTAGAGTCACTGACACCACTTCAAAAGCAAGTTATTCGGCTTGGGCCAGACAATGCTCGTAAAATAAAAGAAATACTACAAGATTTACGTAACCACCTATTACAATAA
- a CDS encoding patatin-like phospholipase family protein: protein MSKPLNNPKKMGLLLTGGGARAAYQIGVLKALATSLPRNREVPFKIICGTSAGAINATALACYASCFRLGVKKLEWVWKNFTTNQVYKCDGVSSFRYLLNNFFSSFQAEYANKRSTSLFNNAPLRALLTEILDLGRIDRNLVGGYLSALSINASCYNDGNSYSFYQSLENHDWRREKRIGIKSAVNMNHLMASSAIPLVFPSVRIQQNYYGDGSVHQLSPLSPAIHLGADKILIIGVEQPPGSKYYGLNPHPPDFATIAGHLLDTIFSDTLHSDIERLSRVNQTLSLLPDDKSPPLKKIDHFLINPSHNFNQIACEYFHELPLAVKMLLKTIGIQENSESSLGSYLLFEKPYTQRLIQLGFEDGLEKLNALRDFLEIE from the coding sequence ATGTCAAAACCCTTAAATAACCCGAAAAAAATGGGTTTGTTGTTAACTGGTGGTGGTGCTCGAGCGGCTTACCAAATTGGTGTACTGAAAGCCTTAGCGACATCACTACCTCGCAACCGAGAAGTACCATTTAAGATAATTTGTGGCACATCAGCTGGAGCAATTAATGCAACCGCTCTCGCCTGTTACGCTTCATGTTTTCGTTTGGGTGTAAAAAAATTAGAATGGGTATGGAAAAACTTTACGACTAATCAAGTATATAAGTGCGATGGCGTAAGCTCGTTTCGCTATCTTCTTAATAATTTCTTTTCTTCGTTTCAAGCTGAATACGCTAACAAACGCAGTACCAGCCTATTCAATAATGCTCCTTTAAGGGCCTTACTCACTGAAATACTAGATTTGGGTCGTATCGATAGAAATTTGGTTGGCGGCTACCTGTCCGCGCTATCCATTAACGCTTCTTGTTATAACGACGGTAACTCGTATTCTTTTTATCAATCGTTAGAAAATCACGACTGGCGACGAGAAAAACGCATAGGTATTAAGTCAGCTGTCAATATGAATCACTTAATGGCTTCGTCTGCTATTCCACTCGTTTTTCCATCAGTACGTATACAGCAGAACTATTATGGTGACGGCTCGGTTCACCAACTTTCACCTCTCAGCCCTGCCATTCATTTAGGCGCAGATAAAATACTTATCATTGGTGTAGAGCAACCGCCCGGGTCGAAATATTATGGTTTAAATCCGCATCCACCTGATTTCGCGACCATTGCTGGTCACTTATTAGATACCATATTTTCAGATACATTACATTCGGATATAGAACGACTAAGCCGAGTAAATCAAACGTTAAGTTTATTGCCGGATGACAAGTCACCGCCGTTAAAAAAGATTGATCACTTTTTAATTAACCCTAGCCACAACTTTAATCAAATAGCGTGTGAATACTTTCATGAGTTGCCACTAGCAGTGAAAATGTTATTAAAAACAATTGGCATTCAGGAAAATTCTGAGTCATCGCTAGGTAGCTATCTGTTATTTGAAAAGCCATACACACAACGGTTAATTCAGCTAGGATTTGAAGATGGGTTAGAAAAGCTTAATGCGCTACGTGACTTTCTGGAAATTGAATAA
- a CDS encoding IS982 family transposase translates to MNKLVELFCDVDDFCKVFIPEWEKQLIADGTQKRKRRSRLTMSEVMTIIIGFHMSHYRDFKNYYTGHVSRFCREEFPHLLSYTRFLELMPRTIVPMCAYFTSLKGKPTGIEFIDSTTLTVCHNIRIPRHKTFNGIARRGKSTMGWFYGFKLHLIVNYRGEIVAAKVTTGNVHDTKPVEELAAGLTDKLYGDKGYLSKALEASLFEKGVTLITTVRKNMKAKAMSLWDRAMLSKRFIIETINDQLKNISQIEHSRHRSMNGFMLNLMAGLVAYCLKDNKPSLNLTDSELNSMIVA, encoded by the coding sequence ATGAATAAATTAGTTGAACTCTTCTGTGATGTCGATGATTTTTGCAAAGTATTTATTCCCGAATGGGAAAAGCAATTGATTGCAGACGGCACACAAAAACGTAAGCGTCGAAGTAGATTGACGATGAGTGAAGTCATGACAATTATTATTGGCTTCCACATGTCCCATTACCGAGATTTTAAAAATTATTACACTGGTCATGTCAGTCGCTTTTGTCGAGAAGAATTTCCACATTTGCTTAGTTATACACGCTTTTTAGAGCTAATGCCGCGAACAATAGTGCCAATGTGTGCGTACTTCACCTCACTTAAAGGTAAGCCTACAGGCATTGAGTTCATTGACTCCACTACTTTAACCGTTTGTCATAATATTCGAATTCCCAGACATAAAACATTTAATGGTATAGCAAGGCGAGGGAAATCGACGATGGGCTGGTTTTATGGTTTCAAACTTCACCTTATCGTTAATTATCGGGGAGAGATCGTTGCAGCCAAAGTCACCACAGGCAACGTTCATGATACTAAACCAGTCGAAGAGCTAGCTGCTGGTTTGACAGATAAATTGTACGGAGATAAAGGTTATCTCAGCAAAGCACTGGAAGCTTCGTTGTTTGAAAAAGGGGTGACATTAATTACTACCGTTCGCAAGAATATGAAAGCCAAAGCGATGTCGTTATGGGACAGAGCGATGCTATCTAAGCGATTTATTATTGAAACTATTAATGACCAATTAAAGAATATCTCCCAAATTGAACACTCCAGACATCGCAGTATGAATGGTTTTATGTTGAACTTAATGGCAGGATTAGTGGCTTACTGCCTTAAAGACAATAAGCCAAGCCTTAATTTAACTGACTCAGAGCTTAATTCTATGATCGTGGCTTAA
- a CDS encoding zinc-dependent metalloprotease family protein encodes MLKKIVKQSVLGLSVAAALSAPAMARDVVVDVYYTPAAEARSNNIQTEIANIIATSNRNYRDNDLDINLVLAATPYNIGTNYTANLSDLRSVYKASNIRNWRDEFKADFVVVLGSKESSWQGTTCGIAGDIYGLKIFPDHDNYESYAYNITANNCGNTTMTFMHELGHNMGLGHSVRQGATGGVYSWGVGYGVDYEFATIMAYPHEFNTSNHPPIFSDPDRSCGSNPCGVANVADSQRALDLVTNTIANFR; translated from the coding sequence ATGTTAAAGAAAATTGTAAAGCAATCAGTGCTAGGCCTCTCTGTTGCAGCTGCACTTAGTGCACCAGCTATGGCAAGAGATGTAGTTGTTGATGTTTATTACACACCGGCTGCCGAAGCGCGTAGTAATAATATTCAAACTGAAATTGCGAATATAATTGCAACATCGAACCGTAATTATCGTGATAATGACTTAGACATTAACTTAGTTCTTGCAGCGACACCATACAACATTGGTACTAACTATACTGCTAACCTTAGTGACTTAAGAAGCGTTTATAAGGCATCTAATATTCGTAACTGGCGTGACGAATTTAAAGCTGACTTTGTAGTGGTACTGGGTTCTAAAGAGTCATCTTGGCAAGGTACTACCTGTGGTATTGCGGGCGATATTTATGGCCTGAAAATATTCCCAGATCATGACAATTATGAAAGCTATGCATACAATATTACAGCGAATAACTGCGGTAATACTACGATGACATTTATGCATGAGCTTGGTCATAACATGGGCTTAGGGCATTCAGTTCGTCAAGGTGCAACTGGTGGCGTTTACTCTTGGGGTGTTGGTTACGGTGTTGATTATGAGTTCGCAACAATCATGGCATATCCGCACGAATTCAATACATCGAATCATCCGCCAATTTTCTCTGACCCAGACAGATCTTGTGGCAGCAATCCTTGTGGTGTAGCCAATGTGGCTGACTCACAACGTGCGCTTGATTTGGTAACAAATACGATTGCAAATTTCCGTTAG
- a CDS encoding 2OG-Fe(II) oxygenase: MTDFIEVYPEWMNKQYCQLLIEKFNHSSEKGAGHTGQGIDLKKKNSTDLMINLSEHWQQESAAIMDLTFKGLIPYVRKYPFLLVGAVSASFMDPNTKEVTEITHQHVQQMPNDQILYLLKHIYRLGNINLQHYKKGQGGYHHWHSEHFPHPVDKQQDSLHRTLVFMYYLNDVQEGGGTEFYFQNRSVKPEAGSLVIFPTSFTHTHKGSIPISNDKYILTSWVMFNPAQKLYGTNS, encoded by the coding sequence ATGACTGACTTTATTGAAGTATATCCAGAATGGATGAATAAGCAGTATTGCCAATTACTCATCGAGAAGTTTAATCACTCTTCTGAAAAAGGCGCAGGTCACACCGGACAGGGTATAGACTTGAAGAAAAAGAACAGTACCGACTTAATGATCAACCTTTCTGAGCATTGGCAACAAGAAAGTGCGGCTATTATGGACCTAACATTTAAAGGTCTTATTCCCTATGTAAGAAAGTACCCATTTTTGTTGGTTGGCGCCGTTTCAGCCTCTTTCATGGATCCTAACACTAAAGAAGTTACTGAGATCACCCATCAACATGTACAACAAATGCCTAATGATCAAATTCTTTATTTACTTAAGCACATATACCGACTAGGTAATATAAATCTACAGCATTACAAAAAAGGTCAAGGTGGTTACCATCATTGGCATTCAGAACACTTTCCTCACCCTGTTGATAAGCAACAAGACAGCCTACACCGCACACTGGTTTTCATGTACTACCTTAATGATGTACAAGAAGGAGGCGGAACAGAGTTTTACTTCCAAAACCGCTCAGTTAAACCTGAAGCAGGGAGTTTAGTTATATTCCCTACTAGCTTCACACATACCCACAAGGGCTCCATTCCTATTTCCAATGATAAATATATTCTAACGTCTTGGGTTATGTTTAATCCTGCGCAAAAGCTTTATGGAACAAACAGCTAG
- the dinG gene encoding ATP-dependent DNA helicase DinG, which produces MLSDFLKTQIRGIHQNISSNLTNYRARPGQNKLVAEIAKTLAGEYHKHNKICVIEAGTGTGKSLAYLLGAIPYALAKNKQVVIATATVALQEQLFEKDLPFFAEQSKLSFNFELLKGRNRYVCVEKLEAICSDNAEQLSFQQLLISAPSKKDKPAYKKLLKQYQSGKWDGERDHLDEPISDDFWHHIASDKYHCTKRSSAHQMCPYHQSRENLDKVDVIIANHSLLLADLELGGGKILPETENTIFIIDEAHHLPTVARDFSASQVLVKSSINWLAKLPKLAQRFSTTVGSESLIKHTLSLTDCAEESAKWLKQIQQWLHSNEQQLFTKEKYHRFENGELPPHLLPAIETLKEEATKALSALNRLHDALTQEVKDQLVKAWIAEPVLAESSFYLQRLESFTKLWRDLCITQSEKSAPQARWLEQITFSDNATADAKHDFLIANSPIEVGFFLQDHLWSKAYGVVLCSATLTALNSFDYYARQAGLFGLENTQYIKIDSPFDYPNKAKLVIPKINVEPSHPSFTEALGKAVPLYLKDQDASLVLFASYWQMKEVAKQLREKGFSLLVQGEASRGALLTLHKQKCDGNSPSILFGTQSFSEGLDLPGKYLTNLIITKIPFAVPTSPIEEAQNEYIKQRGGNPFLAISVPEASKKLVQGCGRLLRQEDDSGRVVVLDRRLVTKQYGQSLINSLPPFKREIEY; this is translated from the coding sequence ATGCTCTCAGATTTTTTAAAAACACAAATTCGCGGGATTCATCAAAATATTTCGAGCAATTTGACAAATTATCGCGCTCGCCCTGGGCAAAATAAGCTAGTTGCAGAAATTGCTAAAACGCTAGCTGGTGAATATCACAAACATAATAAAATATGTGTAATTGAAGCAGGAACAGGAACGGGTAAAAGTTTAGCCTATCTATTGGGCGCTATTCCTTACGCATTAGCTAAAAATAAGCAAGTAGTTATTGCCACTGCTACGGTTGCATTACAAGAACAATTGTTTGAAAAAGATCTTCCTTTTTTCGCCGAACAAAGTAAGCTGTCATTTAATTTTGAGTTATTAAAAGGCCGTAATCGATATGTCTGTGTTGAAAAATTAGAAGCTATTTGCAGTGATAACGCGGAACAGCTCAGTTTTCAACAGCTACTTATTAGCGCCCCTTCAAAAAAAGATAAACCCGCATACAAAAAGTTACTTAAACAATATCAGTCGGGCAAATGGGATGGTGAAAGAGATCACCTTGATGAACCAATCTCCGATGATTTTTGGCATCATATTGCAAGCGATAAATATCATTGCACAAAGCGCTCTTCGGCACATCAAATGTGTCCATACCATCAAAGCAGAGAAAATTTAGATAAAGTTGACGTTATTATTGCTAATCATAGCTTGTTGTTAGCAGATTTAGAGTTAGGTGGCGGTAAAATTTTACCTGAAACTGAGAACACTATTTTTATTATTGATGAAGCGCATCATTTACCTACTGTCGCAAGAGATTTTAGTGCATCACAAGTGCTAGTTAAAAGTAGTATTAATTGGCTTGCTAAATTACCTAAGCTTGCGCAACGTTTTTCAACTACCGTTGGTTCAGAAAGCTTGATTAAGCATACTCTATCGCTTACTGATTGTGCTGAAGAAAGTGCCAAATGGTTAAAGCAAATTCAGCAATGGCTACACTCTAATGAGCAGCAGTTATTTACTAAAGAAAAATACCACCGCTTCGAAAACGGCGAACTCCCCCCCCATTTACTACCCGCAATAGAAACATTAAAAGAAGAAGCCACCAAAGCCCTTTCAGCGCTTAATCGTTTGCATGACGCATTAACACAAGAGGTTAAAGATCAGCTAGTTAAGGCGTGGATTGCTGAGCCCGTGTTGGCGGAGTCAAGCTTTTACCTTCAACGCTTAGAAAGCTTTACTAAATTATGGCGAGACTTGTGTATAACCCAATCAGAAAAGTCGGCACCACAAGCCCGCTGGTTAGAGCAAATTACTTTTAGCGATAATGCCACGGCAGATGCAAAACACGACTTTCTCATTGCTAACTCCCCTATTGAGGTAGGCTTTTTCTTACAAGACCACTTATGGAGCAAAGCCTACGGCGTAGTACTATGTTCTGCAACTCTAACCGCACTTAATTCGTTTGATTATTATGCCCGTCAGGCCGGACTATTTGGATTAGAAAACACACAATATATTAAAATTGATAGCCCGTTCGACTATCCAAATAAAGCAAAGTTAGTCATACCAAAAATAAACGTTGAACCATCTCATCCAAGCTTTACGGAAGCGCTAGGTAAGGCCGTTCCACTTTATTTAAAAGATCAAGACGCTTCATTGGTGCTCTTTGCCTCCTATTGGCAAATGAAAGAGGTCGCTAAGCAATTACGTGAAAAGGGGTTCTCCTTACTTGTTCAAGGTGAAGCATCTCGTGGCGCTTTACTTACACTGCACAAACAAAAATGTGATGGTAATTCACCAAGTATATTGTTTGGCACACAGAGTTTTTCAGAAGGACTGGACTTGCCCGGGAAGTATTTAACAAATCTAATCATCACAAAAATCCCTTTCGCAGTTCCTACCTCTCCAATTGAAGAGGCGCAAAATGAATATATTAAACAACGTGGGGGTAACCCATTTTTAGCGATTTCAGTACCTGAAGCGTCAAAAAAATTAGTACAAGGTTGTGGCAGGCTCCTAAGGCAAGAAGATGACTCTGGCCGAGTTGTTGTATTGGATAGGCGGTTAGTGACCAAGCAATATGGCCAGTCTTTAATAAATTCACTGCCTCCTTTCAAGCGCGAAATAGAATACTGA
- a CDS encoding TSUP family transporter — MLDIELTIELLILLCSVAFAAGFIDAVAGGGGLLTIPALLSAGLPAHIALGTNKLAATFGSFVASLTFYRKKLFNLRYWRLSIVFTAVGAIAGTVVVDYLSPELLNKVLPVVIAATALYTLFNRVKPDHNIHLPQQSTNLKVKQCSQAVTLGFYDGIAGPGTGAFWVVSNTVLYKINLLLSSGVARAMNFVSNICSLTAFIFLGHVHFALGIAMGLCLMVGALIGSHYAIKLGSKFIRPVFISVVLLLTAKLLWQAWL; from the coding sequence ATGTTAGATATTGAGTTAACCATCGAATTACTCATATTATTGTGCAGTGTTGCATTTGCAGCTGGTTTTATTGATGCCGTTGCAGGCGGCGGCGGGCTGCTAACAATCCCAGCGCTGTTATCAGCTGGACTACCTGCACATATTGCATTGGGGACAAATAAGCTAGCTGCAACATTCGGCTCATTTGTTGCCAGCCTCACCTTTTATAGAAAGAAACTATTTAACCTAAGATATTGGCGATTATCTATTGTCTTCACCGCCGTTGGTGCCATTGCAGGAACTGTGGTGGTAGATTACTTATCTCCCGAACTACTTAACAAAGTGTTACCTGTTGTTATTGCGGCAACAGCACTTTATACACTCTTCAACCGCGTAAAACCTGATCACAATATACATTTACCACAACAATCCACAAACCTTAAAGTTAAGCAATGCTCACAGGCAGTTACACTAGGCTTTTATGATGGAATCGCAGGCCCGGGAACAGGGGCATTCTGGGTTGTCTCAAATACCGTTTTATATAAAATTAACCTATTGCTTAGTAGCGGCGTGGCAAGGGCAATGAACTTCGTAAGCAACATATGCTCATTAACTGCCTTTATATTTTTAGGGCATGTGCATTTCGCACTGGGTATAGCAATGGGACTGTGCTTAATGGTGGGGGCACTAATTGGCTCACATTACGCGATTAAATTGGGAAGTAAGTTTATTCGCCCTGTATTTATTAGTGTAGTATTGCTACTTACAGCAAAATTACTTTGGCAAGCATGGCTTTAA
- a CDS encoding response regulator transcription factor → MKIMPEKKKNIDALSAREYEIIELIAKGLSNKEIAELLCLSVHTVMTHTKNIFKKLNVKSRYEAAYEHLTRTH, encoded by the coding sequence ATGAAAATAATGCCAGAAAAAAAGAAAAATATAGATGCGTTATCTGCTAGAGAATATGAAATTATTGAGTTAATAGCGAAAGGCTTAAGCAATAAAGAAATTGCAGAGCTTTTATGCTTAAGTGTTCATACCGTAATGACACATACAAAGAACATTTTTAAGAAATTAAATGTTAAATCGCGCTATGAAGCGGCCTACGAACACCTCACAAGAACGCATTAG